The genome window CCCGAACAGGCCGAGCTCCTTGAGCCCCTCGACGATCTCGGTGGGGTACTCGTCACGGTGCTCCAACCCGGTCGCGACCGGAATGATCTCCTTGTCGACGAAATCCCGGACCGTGGAGAGGATTTCCTGCTGGACGTCGTTGAGGCCGGCGGTCTGGGCGAGTCGCGTCATGGCTACTTCTCCACGTTCTTCTGCGAAGGCTGGTTCAGCTCCGGGCGGCCGGGCTGCTCGCCGCCGCGCTCCTTGATGTACGTCTCGGTGGGGACCATCACCTTGCGGCGGAACACGCAGACGAGTGTCCCGTCCTGCTTGTAGCCCTTGGTCTCCACGTGGACGATTCCGCGGTCGCTCTTGGATTTTGACGGAGTCTTGTCGAGAACGGTGGTCTCGCCGTAGATCGTGTCGCCGTGGAAGGTCGGGGCGACATGCTTCAGCGACTCGACCTCCAGATTGGCGATCGCCTTTCCGGAGACGTCCGGGACGGACATGCCGAGCAACAGCGAGTAGATGTAGTTGCCGACGACAACATTCTTTCCGAAATCGGTCGTCCGTTCCGCATAGTTGCTGTCCATGTGCAACGGGTGATGATTCATGGTCAGCAGACAGAAGAGGTGGTCGTCGTACTCGGTGACCGTCTTCCCGGGCCAGTGCTTGTAGACCGCACCGACCTCGAACTCCTCGTATGTGCGCCCGAACTGCATGATCAGGCCTCCGGTGCTTCGAACTTGGAGGTGCGCTGCATACCGGCCGCGCGGCCCTTGCCCGCGACGACCAGGGCCATCTTGCGGCTCGCCTCGTCGATCATCTCGTCGCCGAGCATCGCCGAGCCCTTCTTGCCGCCCTCCTCGGAGGTGCACCACTCGTATGCGTCGAGGATCAGCTCCGCGTGGTCGTAGTCCTCCTGCGAGGGCGAGAACACCTCGTTGGCCGCGTCGACCTGGCCCGGGTGGAGCACCCACTTGCCGTCGAAGCCCAGCGCCGCCGCACGGCCCGCGACCTCGCGGTACGCGTCCACGTCACGGATCTGCAGGAAGGGACCGTCGATCGCCTGGAGGTCGTGCGTACGGGCCGCCATCAGAATGCGCATCAGGATGTAGTGGTACGCGTCCGCGCCGTACCCGGGCGGCTGCTGACCGACGACCAGGGTCTTCATGTTGATCGACGCCATGAAGTCGGCCGGGCCGAAGATCAGCGTCTCCAGGCGGGGCGAGGCGGCGGCGATGTCGTCGATGTTCACCAGGCCCTTGGCGTTCTCGATCTGCGCCTCGATGCCGATCTTCCCGACCTCGAAGCCCATCGTCTTCTCGATCTGGGTCAGCAGCAGGTCGAGGGCGACGACCTGCTGGGCGTCCTGGACCTTGGGCAGCATGATGCAGTCGAGGTTCTGGCCGGCGCCCTCGACGACCGTGACGACGTCCCGGTACGTCCAGTGCGTGGTCCAGTCGTTGACCCGCACGACCCGGGTCTTGCCCGTCCAGTCACCGTTGTTCAGCGCGTCGACGATGGTGTGCCGGGCGCCTTCCTTGGCGAGCGGCGCGCAGGCGTCCTCCAGGTCGAGGAAGACCTGGTCGGCGGGGAGGCCCTGGGCCTTCTCCAGGAACCGCGGGTTCGAGCCGGGCACTGCCAGGCAGGAACGGCGCGGACGCAGGCGGTTGACGGCAGTCATGCGGGGACCTCCAGAGGGTCGAGCTTGTTCGCTTTCCGGATCTCGTCGACGATACGGCCGATGATCTCCGTGATACCGAAATCCTTCGGGGTGAATACGGCGGCGACACCGGCCCCGATCAGGGCCGACGCGTCGGCGGGCGGAATGATCCCGCCCGCGATGACCGGGATGTCGGCGGCGCCCGCCTCGCGCAGCCGGGTGAGCACGTCCGGTACGAGCTCGGCGTGCGAACCGGACAGGATCGACAGGCCGACGCAGTGCACGTCCTCGGCGAGCGCGGCCGAGACGATCTGTTCGGGGGTCAGCCTGATCCCCTGATAGACGACCTCGAAACCGGCGTCACGGGCCCGTACGGCGATCTGCTCGGCGCCGTTGGAATGTCCGTCCAGGCCCGGCTTGCCGACCAGCAGCCGCAGCCGTCCGGCGCCCAGGTCGGCCGCGGTGCGGGCGACCTTCTCGCGGACCAGGGCGAGCGGGGTGCCCGCCTCGGCGGTCACCGCGACCGGCGCGGACGAGACGCCCGTCGGGGCCCGGAACTCGCCGAAGACATCGCGCAGCGCCCAGGACCACTCGCCGGTGGTGACACCCGCGCGGGCGCACTCCACGGTCGCTTCCATCATGTTGTCGGTGCCCGCCGCGGCCTTCTTCAGCGCCGCCAGCGCCTCGGTGGCGCGGGCCTCGTCGCGGTTGTCGCGCCAGTCGTGCAGGGCGGCGACGACCCTGGCCTCATTGGCGGGGTCGACCGTCATGATCGCCCCGTCGAGGTCCGCGGTGAGCGGGTTCGGCTCCGTCGTCTCGTAGATGTTGACGCCGACGATCCGTTCCTCGCCGCCTTCGATCCGGGCCCGGCGGGCGGCGTGCGAGGAGACCAGCTCGGACTTCAGATAGCCGGACTCCACGGCCGCCATGGCGCCGCCCATCCGCTCGATCCGGTCGATCTCGGCGAGCGACTCGGCGACCAGCTCGTCCACCTTGGCCTCGATGACGTGCGACCCGGCGAAGATGTCCTCGTACTCCAGCAGATCGCTCTCGTGCGCGAGCACCTGCTGGATACGGAGCGACCACTGCTGGTCCCAGGGCCGGGGGAGCCCCAGTGCCTCGTTCCACGCCGGCAGCTGGACGGCGCGGGCGCGGGCGTCCTTGGAGAGGGTGACGGCCAGCATCTCCAGGACGATGCGCTGGACGTTGTTCTCCGGCTGCGCCTCGGTCAGCCCGAGCGAGTTGACCTGGACGCCGTAGCGGAAGCGGCGCTGCTTGGCATCGGTGATGCCGTACCGCTCGCGGGTGACCTGGTCCCAGATGCGGCCGAAGGCGCGCATCTTGCACATCTCCTCGATGAACCGGACGCCCGCGTTCACGAAGAAGGAGATCCGCGCGACCACATCGCCGAACCGCTCCTCGGGCACCTGACCGGAATCGCGCACGGCGTCCAGGACCGCGATGGCCGTCGACATGGCGTACGCGATCTCCTGGACCGGAGTGGCCCCCGCCTCCTGCAGGTGGTAGCTGCAGATGTTGATCGGGTTCCACTTCGGGATGCGGTTGACCGTGTACGCGATCATGTCGGTGGTCAGCCGCAGCGAGGGGCCGGGCGGGAAGACGTGCGTCCCGCGCGAGAGGTACTCCTTGACGATGTCGTTCTGCGTGGTGCCCTGGAGCTTCGTGGGATCGGCGCCCTGTTCCTCGGCGACCACCTGGTAGAGCGCCAGCAGCCACATCGCGGTGGCGTTGATCGTCATCGAGGTGTTCATCTGCTCCAGGGGGATGTCCTGGAGCAGCCGGCGCATGTCACCGAGGTGCGAGACGGGAACGCCGACCCGGCCGACCTCGCCGCGGGCGAGGATGTGGTCGGGGTCGTAACCCGTCTGCGTCGGCAGGTCGAAGGCGACCGACAGGCCGGTCTGGCCCTTGGCGAGGTTGCGCCGGTAGAGCTCGTTGGACGCCTCGGCGGTCGAGTGGCCGGCGTACGTCCGCATGAGCCACGGGCGGTCCTTCTGACGCCCGCTCATCTCAGACGTCCCTGCTGTGTTCGTCGGCCCGCTCCGCTGACGCGTCACGGAACAGGTTGATGGCGTCGATGTGCTGCTCGCGCAGTTCCTCGTTGCGCACGCCCAGCCCCTCGCGCGGCGCCAGCGCCAGTACGCCGACCTTGCCCTGGTGGAGGTTGCGGTGGACGTCGTACGCGGCCTGGCCGGTCTCCTCCAGGGAGTAGACCTTCGACAGGGTGGGGTGGATCTTGCCCTTGGCGACCAGCCGGTTGGCCTCCCACGCCTCGCGGTAGTTGGCGAAGTGCGAGCCCACGATCCTCTTCAGCGACATCCACAGGTAGCGGTTGTCGTACTCGTGGTTGTAGCCGGAGGTGGAGGCGCAGGTGACGATCGTGCCGCCCTTGCGGGTCACGTACACCGAGGCGCCGAAGGTCTCGCGGCCCGGGTGCTCGAAGACGATGTCCACGTCCTCGCCGCCGGTGAGTTCACGGATGCGTTTGCCGAACCGCTTCCACTCGCGCGGGTCCTGGTTGTGCTCGTCCTTCCAGAACTTGTAGCCCTCGGCGTTGCGGTCGATGATCGCCTCGGCGCCCATCTTCCGGCAGATGTCGGCCTTCTGCTCGCTGGAGACGACACAGATCGGGTTGGCGCCGCCGGCCAGCGCGAACTGCGTGGCGTACGAGCCGAGTCCGCCGCTGGCGCCCCAGATCAGCACGTTGTCGCCCTGCTTCATGCCGGCGCCGTTGCGCGAGACGAGCTGGCGGTACGCGGTGGAGTTGACCAGGCCGGGAGCCGCGGCCTCCTCCCAGCTGAGGTGCTGCGGCTTCGGCATCAGCTGGTTGGACTTGACGAGTGCGATCTCCGCCAGGCCGCCGAAGTTGGTCTCGAAGCCCCAGATGCGCTGCTCGGGGTCGAGCATCGTGTCGTTGTGGCCGTCCGAGGACTCCAGTTCGACCGAGAGGCAGTGGGCGACGACCTCGTCGCCGGGGTGCCAGGCATTGACGCCGGGACCGGTCCGCAGGACGACGCCCGCCAGGTCGGAACCGATGACGTGGTACGGCAGGTCGTGGCGCCTGGTGAGCTCGCTGAGCCTTCCGTAGCGCTCCAGGAAGCCGAAGGTGGACATCGGCTCGAAGATCGAGGTCCACACGGAGTTGTAGTTGACCGAGCTCGCCATGACGGCGACCAGGGCCTCGCCGGGCCCGAGTTCGGGCACCGGGACCTCGTCGAGGTGCAGCGACTTGCGGGGGTCCTTGTCGCGGGTGGAGAGCCCGTGGAACATCTCGGTCTCGTCCTTGTGCACGGTCACCGCGCGGTACGACTCAGGAATGGACAGGGCCGCGAAGTCCGCGGCTGTGCTGTCCTGCGATTGGATCGCGTCCAGGATTTCCTTCACGGTGTGCCTCCGGCGGATGGGGGCGCTGAGGGATCGCTTGAGAGTCCCTGCGAGCAAGAGGGGAGCGGTGTGGTGTGGAGGTGGTGCCGTCGGTTCGGCTGTCAAAGCTTCGGCTTGCTCTGTGGAGCGGAAGGGGTTGCCTGTGACGCAGGCGTCCGGGCGCGCAGGCAAATCGCTTGCGGGGACAGCCGGCGTACGTGAGATCTCAGCACGCCGGCCGCCCGGACAACTTCAACGTATGGCACTCCGTGACACCCGGCAAGGCACTCGGTGCCAACAATTTCTCTCACTTGTCACCCGCAGGGCGCCGATGAGCGGTGAGGGGGGTGTTTCGCAGGGATATGCCGGGTAGATGGCGGCGAATGATCGATCAGTGAGACCGGTACACGTAGGGGGTCGTGGTGCTCAGGGCCATGAATCCGAGCCGCCGGAGGATCGGGCTGCTCATGCCGGAGGCATCGACCTGAAGGTAGCGGTAGCCGCGCTCCGCCGCGATCCGGGCGCGGAAGGCCACCAGGGCCCGGTAGACGCCCTTCCCGCGCCACGCCTCGACCGTTCCGCCGCCCCAGAGCCCCGCGAAGCCCGTGCCCGGGTACAGCTCCATCCGGGCCGAGCTCACCGGCTCGTCGCCCACCATGGCGAGGACGCCGACGAAGCCGTCCGGGTCCTCGGCCAGCCTGGTCAGCACCTGATGCCGCAGCCGCGACCAGTCCGAGCCGAACGCCCGCTCATGGGCGCGGGCCATCAGCTCCACGTCCTCGGCGTCACTCACGGTGCGCAGCCGCACACCGTCGGGGAGTTCCACCGCCTTCGAGAGGTCCGCGACCGGGGCGACCAGCAGGGTCTCCGGCTCCTCCGCCTCGAAACCGGCCGCCAGAAGCCTGTGCGCCAGATCGGCCGGCCGGTCGTGCGCGTACAGCTTCCACTCGAACTCGTCGTGCCCGAGCGCCGCGTAGTGCGCCACCTGGGCCGCGATCACCGCGTCCGCCCGTGCGGGATCCAGGGCCGGGGCCGACCAGACGACGGCGTTCCAGTCGTCGGCCGTGCCGACCTGCCGTACGACATCACCGGTGTGCTCGACCCGTACGCCGGGGCCGTCGGGGCGGGCGTGCTCGCGCATCTCGCGGTCGAAAAGGGCCAGCAGTGCTTCGTGATCACGATTCATCCGCCCACCACAGCACCGGTGCGCGGCTGCGACAACCAGGTTTCGGCGGTGGCGGGGGCGTGCCGGCCGGCACGCCCCCGTCAGCGGTCCTGGAGCGCCTGCTGGATGGTGCGCATCACTTCGTCGAGCGGCGCGTCCGTCCGCGCCACGGCGACCAGCACCTCGCCCTGGGACGTCACCGAGGCGGCCGGCTGCTTCGCGGGCTCGGCACCGACGGTCCGGCCGGCCCCGATACCGGTCCCGAAGGTGTCGCGGACGATCGCGAAGGCATGGTCGAGCTGCGCCTCGACGTCACCCTCGCCGCCCGCGCGCAGCCAGCGGCGCAGCACATGGTTGTGCGCGGTGACCACGGCGGACGCCGCGACCTCCGCCAGCAGCGGGTCGTCATTGCCGACGTGGTGGTCGCGCTCGTCGAAATGGCCCAGCAGATAGCGGGTGAACAGCCGCTCGTAGCGGGCCACCGAGGCGATCTCCGCCTCGCGCAGGGTGGGGACCTCGCGGGTCAGCTTGTAACGGGCCACGGAGACCGCGGGCTTCGCCGCGTACATCTTCATGACTTCCTTGATGCCGCGGCAGACGGTGTCGAGGGGGTGCTCGTGCGCCGGTGCGGCATTGAGGACGGCCTCGGCCCTGACGAGGGTGTCGTCGTGGTCCGGGAAGATCGCCTCTTCCTTGGAGCGGAAGTGCCGGAAGAAGGTCCGCCGGGCGACTCCGGCGGCGCCCGCGATCTCGTCGACCGTCGTTGCCTCGTACCCCTTCGTGGCGAAGAGTTCCATCGCCGCGGCGGCCAGTTCACGGCGCATTCTGAGCCGTTGGGCGGCGGCGCGCGTGCCTGCGGCACTTTCCGGGGCGTCGGGCGCGGCGGAGACACGGGGGGACCTGGCGGGCTGGGACATGGTGTGAACGTACTGCATCGGGTCGGGGGAGTGCGCCCGTGGGGGCGGGCCGCCCGAAGGATCGAGCAGCCCTCCCCACCCCGCCCCCGGCCCGGAGGGGCCGACGGCGGGCTCCGCGGCGTCGCGGACCCTCTCAGCGCCGGGCATGTTCGCGGAAGCCGCGCCCCGTCTTGCGGCCGAGGCAGCCGGCGGCCACCAGATGTTCGAGCAGCGGAGCCGGAGCCAGACCCGGGTCGCGGAACTCGCTGTGCAGCACCTTCTCGATGGCCAGGGAGACATCGAGCCCGACGACGTCGAGCAGTTCGAACGGGCCCATCGGGTAGCCGCCGCCCAGCTTCATCGCGGCGTCGATGTCGTCGAGGGTCGCGTAGTGCTCCTCGACCATCTTGATCGCGTTGTTGAGATACGGGAACAGCAGCGCGTTGACGATGAAACCGGCCCGGTCCCCGCAGTCCACCGGGTGCTTGCGGACCTCGGCGCAGACCTCACGGACGGTGGCGTGGACGTCGTCGGCGGTGAGCACCGTACGGACCACCTCGACCAGCTTCATCGCCGGCGCCGGGTTGAAGAAGTGCATCCCGATCACGTCCTGCGGACGCGAGGTGGCCCGCGCGATCGCCACGACCGGCAGCGACGAGGTGGTGGTGGCGAGGACGGCACCCGGCTTGCAGACCTTGTCCAGGGTCCCGAACAACTGCTGCTTGACCGCCAGGTCCTCGGCGACGGCCTCCACCGCGAGATCGACATCGGCGAAGGCGTCCAGCGAACCGGCCGCGGTGATCCGGGCCAGGGCCTCGTCCCGCGCCTCGGCCGTCAGCCGCCCCTTGGTGACGGAACGCTCCAGCGACTTGGCGATCCGGCCCTTCGCCGTGTCCGCCTTCTCCTGGCCGCGGGCGGCGAGCACCACGTCGTACCCGGCCTTCGCGAAGACCTCGGCGATCCCCGAGGCCATCGTCCCGGAACCCGCGACACCCACCGAACGCACGGTACGCCCGGCCACCGCCGCCCGGTCGTCCCGCGGGGCCAGCGCGTCCGGCACCACGGTCTGGCTGCCGGCCGCCTGGTACGTGTAGAAGCCGCGGCCCGACTTGCGGCCGGTCAGCCCCGCCTCGCTCAGCTGCCGGAGAACGGGCGCCGGGGCGTGCAGCCGGTCGTGCGACTCGGAGTACATCGCCTCCAGGACGGTACGGGCGGTGTCGACCCCGATCAGGTCGAGCAGGGCGAGCGGGCCCATCGGCAGACCGCAGCCGAGCTTCATCGCCGCGTCGATGTCCTCCCGGGAGGCGTAGTTGGCCTCGTACATCGCGGCGGCCTGGTTGAGGTACCCGAACAGCAGCCCGTCGGCGACGAAGCCCGGCCGGTCGCCGACCGCGACCGGCTCCTTGCCCAGGCTGCGGGCGAGCGCGGTGACCGCCTCGACGGCCGGCGGCGCGGTCAGCACCGAGGACACCACCTCGACCAGCTTCATCGCCGGTGCCGGGTTGAAGAAGTGCAGACCGAGCACGCGCTCGGGGCGCAGCGATTCGGCGGCCAGCCGGGTCACCGAAAGGGCGTTGGTGCCGGTCGCCAGGATCGCGGTGGGAGAGACGATCGCGTCGAGCTCCCGGAAGACCTGCTGCTTGATCTCGTACGACTCGGGCACGACCTCGATGACCAGCTCCGCCTCCGCGGCGGCCCGGAGGTCGGCGAAGGTACGGAACCGGGCGAGGACATCGCTCCGCTCCTCCTCGGTGATCCGCTCGCGCCGCACGGCGCGGGCGGTCGAGGCTTCCAGGGCGGCGACGGCCTGACGGGCGGCCGCGTCGCTGATGTCGATGCCGATGACCTCGTGGCCGGCGCGGGCCAGGACCTCGGCGATGCCGGTGCCCATGGTGCCGAGGCCGACGACGGCAATGGTGCTGAGTGGGGTGTCCATCACGGGACTCCAGAGAATGAGTGACGACTGTGAGGAGGCACGGCGCGCACTGAGAGGGAAAACCGGCGCGACACGTGCGGGAATTGCGTGTCGTGGTACTCGGGGCCGGGGCGCGATGAGCACGCCAGGACCCGGAAGGGGCGACGGACTCTGTCCCGGAGTCACGTCTCGCAAAACCGCCGAACCGACAAGCACTCCGGGTGGCTGCGTCACCAGGCCACCGGAGCAAGCGGGGATCGTGTCCCGCTCACATGAGATTAACTGCCCGGTAACGAGCGCGCCAGCCCCCGGTCGTTGTGCGCCATGCCACATTCCCCCCGCCCCTCGATACGCAGAGTCCCCGCCGATACGCTGACGGTCATGGACGAGGAGTTCCGGTCGCTGGCGGACCGGCTTGCTGACGAGGCGGACGCGGCGGGGGAGTCGGCGGCGTACCGCGGACTGCTCGCCACCGAGGGCGAGGAGGAGCTGGCCCGCGTCCTGGTGGAACGCGAACGCCCGCTCTGGGCCCGCGAGATGGCCGCCTTCCGGCTCGGCTGCGGCGGAGACCGGCGGGCCTTCGAGGCACTGGTCCTGCTGCTCAACCACCGCGACCCGGAGCGGTGTGTCTCCGCCGCCCACGCCCTGGTGTGCCTCGGCGACCCCCGCACACCCCGGGCCGCCGCCGCCCTGGCGACCAACACCCTGCGCACCGCGTACGCCCTGCACCCGGTGCGGCTGCTCACCGCGCTGCGGGCCCCGGAGTCCGTACCGGCACTGATGAGCACCCTGGAACGGCTGCTCGCCCCGGACGACCCGTACTGGCGGGTGGCGCTCGCCTGTGTGGAGGGGCTCGGGCAGCTGGGGGACGAGCGGGCCCGCCCGCTGCTGGCAGCCGCTCTGCCGCACCCCAGGCTGGGCGGCGCGGCCCGCGATGCGCTCGGCCGGCTGGGCGCTCCCTGAGGAAGCGCTGGGCCTCAGGAAGCGGCGGGGCCGCCGAGAGCGCGTACGTACCGCACCTCGGGCACGAGCGCGCCGTCCGCCTCGAAGGACTCCTCGGCGCCGTCGGGACGGAAGCCCGCGCGCTCGTAGAACCGGCGGGCCGGGGCGTTCTCCTTCAGGACCCACAGCACCAGGTCCGGGAAGCCGTCGGCCGCGGCGCGGGTGAGTGTCTCCGCCATCAGGGCGCGGCCCGCCCCGGTCCCGATCTGCTCGGGTGCCACGTAGAGCGCGTACAGCTCGCCCCGCGCCGGTGGCCCGCCGTTCTCCCGGTACGGGCCGTAGCAGGCCCAGCCGATCATCCCGGGGCCAGTCCGTTCGGCCACCACGTTCACGAGCGTGGTGCCCCGGGCCAGGGACGCGCGGCGCCGCTCCGCGTCCTCGGCGACGGTGCGGTCCATGCCTTCCAGGTAGGACTGAGGCACCAGTCCCGCGTAGGCCGCCTGCCAGCCGCGCACCCGGAGCCGAGTGACCGCCTCGCAGTCGTCGACGGTCATGTCCCGGACATGTATCCCGGTGGGTGTGGTCCCTGTCGTCATACGGGCCATCCTGGCATCCGTCAGGTTGGCCCGTACGCGAGTCGGGCCGCGGGCCGCCGTCAGCCGCGGAAGCCGAGCAGCCCGTGCAGGGTGCTGCCCCTGCTGCCGGAATCCGTCCGCCGCGCCGACTTCGCAGCCGCCTCGCCGGTCAGCGGCCGCGGGTCGGGCGACTTGGCGCACACCGCGTCCGCGTCGCCCCGGTTTCCTTCGCCGCGCGGGACGGTGCCCTTGGCGAGATAGTCCGCCAAGTAGGTGTCCAGGCAGTCGTTGTCGCCCAGCGTGATGCCGTGATTGCCGCCGCCCTGCTCGACGACCAGGCTGGAGCCGCGCAGCCTGCGGTGCAGCGTGACGCCGCCCTCGTACGGTGTGGCCGCGTCGTCGGTGGCCTGGAAGAGCAGCACCGGCGGGAGCGCGCTGTTGGAGACGCGCACCGGATTCAGCGGTTCCACCGGCCAGTCGGCGCACGGGGCGTTGTACCAGTTGTTGTTCCAGGTGAAGAAGGGTGCCTTGGCGTGCACCCGCCGACTGTCGCCGCGCCAGGTGTTCCACTGCCGGGGCCACTGGGCGTCGCGGCACTGCACGGCCGAGTAGACCGAGTACCCGTTGTCGCCCTCGGCGTCGACGGCGCCGAACTTCTTGTACGCCTTCACGAGCGCGTTCTGGTCGCCGTCGTTGGCGTACGCGGCGAACGCCTCGGCCAGATACGGCCAGTACCCGTCGTAGTAGCTGCCCGGCAGGAAGGTGTCCTCCAGCTCGCTCGGGCCGACCTTCCCGCCCGCGGGGTGCGTCTTGACGGCCGCACGCATCGCGTACCAGGCGCTCTCGACCTTCGCCGGGTCGGTGCCGAGCCGATATGCGGCGTCGTGCTTCGCCACCCAGGCGGCGAACGCCTTGTGGCGGGCGTCGAAGGCGTAGTCCTGGCCGATGTTGTCGTCGTACCAGACGCCGTCCGGGTCGACGTTCGAGTCGAGGACCAGACGTCGCACCCGCTCCGGGAACAGCTTGGCGTACACCGCGCCGAGGTAGGTGCCGTACGAGTACCCGAAGTAGTTCAGCTGCCGGGAGCCGGTGGCCCGCCGGATCACATCGAGGTCCTTCGCGGCGCTGACCGTGCCCATGTGGGGCAGCAGGTCCGGGTACTTGCGCCCGCACGCCTCGGCGAACGAACGGGCCCGGTTCCGGTTGGCCTGCTCGACTCCCGGCGAGTCGGGCACCGAGTCGGGGCGCAGCGGATCGAAGTACTTCGGTACGCAGTTCAGTGCCGGCCTGCTCCTGCCGACGCCACGCGGGTCGAAGCCGATCACGTCGTACTGGGCGGCGATCGCCCTCGGCAGCGAGGACGCCACGAATCCGGCCATTGTCAGACCGCTGCCGCCGGGGCCGCCCGGGTTGACGAGCAGGGGGCCCTGGAAGGTCTTAGCGGTGTGCGGGATGCGGGACAGCGCGAGGGTGATCCGCCGACCCGACGGATCGTCATGATCGAGCGGGGTGCGGACCGATGAGCACTGCAGTCGTGGATACGACTTGGTGCCGCAGTCGGTCCACTGGAGCTTCGCGGCGGTGGACCGCGCGCCGTTGTCGGCGGTTGCCGGGGAAGGCGCGACGGTCACCAGACCGGCGACCGTCGCACCGACGGCGAACAGAATTCCTGAACGTTTCGTCATATGGCCTCCCGTGGTGGGGGAAACACGGCTGCGCGTGGCGCAGCCCCCGCCGCATGCTCCCCGCATTCGCGCCAGGAAGGACCTGTTATGTAAAGAGTTGACCCGTTTGCCCGCGTTGGTCCGTCGAGGTCCCCGTGGTGGTTCCGGCAGATCAGAGCAGGGTCAGCTGCGTGGGCCCGGGGCGGTCGAGCGGCGAGTGCTGTTCCTTCCGTGCCGGGAGCCGTCGGGCCGCGCCGCGGTGCGAGGGCCCGATGCCGAATTCGGTCGCCAGTTCGTGGACGTACCGGGTGATGCGGCGCTGGTACCACTTGGGCGCGTAGGCCCCCTCGGCGTACAGCCGCTCGTAGCGCCGCACC of Streptomyces sp. NBC_01363 contains these proteins:
- a CDS encoding GNAT family N-acetyltransferase; its protein translation is MTTGTTPTGIHVRDMTVDDCEAVTRLRVRGWQAAYAGLVPQSYLEGMDRTVAEDAERRRASLARGTTLVNVVAERTGPGMIGWACYGPYRENGGPPARGELYALYVAPEQIGTGAGRALMAETLTRAAADGFPDLVLWVLKENAPARRFYERAGFRPDGAEESFEADGALVPEVRYVRALGGPAAS
- a CDS encoding alpha/beta hydrolase, yielding MTKRSGILFAVGATVAGLVTVAPSPATADNGARSTAAKLQWTDCGTKSYPRLQCSSVRTPLDHDDPSGRRITLALSRIPHTAKTFQGPLLVNPGGPGGSGLTMAGFVASSLPRAIAAQYDVIGFDPRGVGRSRPALNCVPKYFDPLRPDSVPDSPGVEQANRNRARSFAEACGRKYPDLLPHMGTVSAAKDLDVIRRATGSRQLNYFGYSYGTYLGAVYAKLFPERVRRLVLDSNVDPDGVWYDDNIGQDYAFDARHKAFAAWVAKHDAAYRLGTDPAKVESAWYAMRAAVKTHPAGGKVGPSELEDTFLPGSYYDGYWPYLAEAFAAYANDGDQNALVKAYKKFGAVDAEGDNGYSVYSAVQCRDAQWPRQWNTWRGDSRRVHAKAPFFTWNNNWYNAPCADWPVEPLNPVRVSNSALPPVLLFQATDDAATPYEGGVTLHRRLRGSSLVVEQGGGNHGITLGDNDCLDTYLADYLAKGTVPRGEGNRGDADAVCAKSPDPRPLTGEAAAKSARRTDSGSRGSTLHGLLGFRG